ACTGTAGCTGAGAGTGGTGTTAAAACAGACTGTAGCTGAGGGTTGGTGTTAAAACAGACTGTAGCTGAGGGTTGGTGTTGATGCAGACTGTAGCTGAGGGTTGGTGTTGATGCAGACTGTAGCTGAGGGTTGGTGTTAAAACAGACTGTAGCTGAGGGTTGGTGTTGATGCAGACTGTAGCTGAGGGTTGGTGTTAAAACAGACTGTAGCTGAGGGTTGGTGTTAAAACAGACTGTAGCTGAGGGTTGGTGTTGATACAGACTGTAGCTGAGGGTTGGTGTTGATGCAGACTGTAGCTGAGGGTTGGTGTTAAAACAGACTGTAGCTGAGGGTTGGTGTTGATGCAGACTGTAGCTGAGGGTTGGTGTTGATGCAGACTGTAGCTGAGTGTTGATATAGACTGTAGCTGAGGGTTGGTGTTAAAACAGACTGTAGCTGAGGGTTGGTGTTAAAACAGACTGTAGCTGAGTGTTGATACAGACTGTAGCTGAGGGTTGGTGTTAAAACAGACTGTAGCTGAGGGTTGGTGTTGACACAGACTGTAGCTGAGGGTTGGTGTTGACACAGACTGTAGCTGAGGGTTGGTGTTAAAACAGACTGTAGCTGAGGGTTGGTGTTGACACAGACTGTAGCTGAGGGTTGGTGTTGACACAGACTGTAGCTGAGGGTTGGTGTTAAAACAGACTGTAGCTGAGGGTTGGTGTTGACACAGACTGTAGCTGAGGGTTGGTGTTGACACAGACTGTAGCTGAGGGTTGGTGTTAAAACAGACTGTAGCTGAGGGTTGATACAGACTGTAGCTGAGGGTTGGTGTTGACACAGACTGTAGCTGAGGGTTGGTGTTGACAGACTGTAGCTGAGGGTTGGTGTTAACAGACTGTAGCTGAGGGTTGGTGTTGATGCAGACTGTAGCTGAGGGTTGGTGTTAAAACAGACTGTACCTGAGGGTTGGTGTTGACACAGACTGTAGCTGAGGGTTGGTGTTAAAACAGACTGTAGCTGAGGGTTGGTGTTAAAACAGACTGTAGCTGAGGGTTGGTGTTAAAACAGACTGTAGCTGAGGGTTGATACAGACTGTAGCTGAGAGTGGTGTTAAAACAGACTGTAGCTGAGGGTTGGTGTTAAAACAGACTGTAGCTGAGGGTTGGTGTTGATGCAGACTGTAGCTGAGGGTTGGTGTTGATGCAGACTGTAGCTGAGGGTTGGTGTTAAAACAGACTGTAGCTGAGGGTTGGTGTTGATGCAGACTGTAGCTGAGGGTTGGTGTTAAAACAGACTGTAGCTGAGGGTTGGTGTTAAAACAGACTGTAGCTGAGGGTTGGTGTTGATACAGACTGTAGCTGAGGGTTGGTGTTGATGCAGACTGTAGCTGAGGGTTGGTGTTAAAACAGACTGTAGCTGAGGGTTGGTGTTGATACAGACTGTAGCTGAGGGTTGGTGTTGATGCAGACTGTAGCTGAGGGTTGATACAGACTGTAGCTGAGGGTTGGTGTTGATGCAAACTGTAGCTGGGTGTTGGTCTTGATGCAGACTATAGTCCAGTGTGGGTGTTTATGGTCTGTATGTGAAGTGTGAATGCTGACTAATTGAGTGTGGACTGTATGTAGCTGAGTGTTGATGCACACTGTAGCTGAGTGTTGATGCACACTGTAGCTGAGTGTTGATACAGACTGTAGCTGAGAGTTGGTGTTAATACAGACTGTAGCTgagggatgatggtgttgatgtAGACTGGATGTAGTTGAGTGTGAAATAGTGTTGGTGTGGACTGGATGTGGCCACACCCGGGGCTTTTTTATGTGGTTATGAGCAGATTGGGCTGACCtctcttgtgcttttgggtcatGGAGACAATTAGCATACAGTATGCGCCTTCCTGTGCAGACTGAAACCTTGTGCTTGCTGCTACCACATCCTGCTGCTGACTAGTGATTGCTTTCTCTTCCTCATCCTATTCCAGCTGTATCTGTATGAAAAATCAGTACCATTGCTCTTTTTGCATCATTTTCCTTGTTTATGCAAGACAGTGGTCTCCTCTCTGAAGTTTTTGGAGAACTCTCTTGATTTAGTCATATTTCTAACTTGCAGTCAATCAGAGTCAACAAACCTATTACATTTAGAGAACCTACTTGTTctgttagttgtgttgagctgtttaaattgtgcttgtttgattggttaTTACAAACAACTgaaagttaatacatttttCTAATAAACCTTTTCTAATAGAAACATTTTCTTTCTAGAATTAGCCTATTTGTAGGTTGGCCACACTGCTAGTGAACACGCATTCAGGAGTTTTCtggttttctgtttctcttgcCAGGTGGTGAATCTTCTCTATGGTCTTTCCTAATGGCTTGGCATTACGTGCTGTAATGCAGTGCTGCTGTGCCGGAGGATGGCACAGAGACCCAGCCATGGAGGGACACATGCCCAGATTTGCCCCTATCTTCATTCTCTTGGCACTATCAGGATTTGTTCTGCTCATATGCAACATCACATCACTGGAGGTGAGTGCAGCGTGCAGCTAAGTGCTAAGGACAAGTGCATGAGTCACTCTGAGTATTTAGAATGGCTCAAATCTGAACCTGTACCTGAGTTAATGTGGGAAGACCTTTTGACTTCCAAAATGGAGAGAATTATTACATGTTAGCAAAATGAGAACTCGTTACAGAGACAGCCAATTTACTCGATCTTTCAACATCTACAGCTGCAAATTGCTGTGAGACAAATTCTGAGTGTTTAAAGGTTTACAATTCCACTAGGAAGAAGCTAAATGTCGTTGTGGGCAGCACCACAAATCACTCTCACACCCCTCAGATACGAACGTTTGATGTCAGCTCTGACCAAACACCACCGTTACACCAAGAAGGGTTTATAGAGAGCATGGGGAGCATGATTAGACCATAATTCTTTATTATAGAGCTTTTAGAGGTGTAATTCGTGTTCATGGCTGGTAAGGACAGGCAGATCTAAAGGTGGAAGAGTTTTTGCAGTGTTGTTTTATTCACCACCTCTTCATCGCTAGAAGCTGTGTTTCTTGAATCTTGACTAATGCCCATTCAAGAGTAGCAAAACATGTTTTAAGTGATAAATGCTGGCTGTagctaaaaacactgaaactgTATCAAGTAGTTTGAACAGTTACTCTGAAAACTGCGTGCCAGACTGGGATGTTTGAATGCAGGCTTGTATCGAAGATATCCATTCTCATATGATTTAATATGAGATCGAAGCATGTCAGAATTTAATGCTGATGACTAAATGAAGTACAAAACATGGGTGGTTGGATGCAGTTTTACATTACATAGAACATACATCGGCCATAACGGGGAGAGGGTATTGGCACATCACTAAGAACAGCCTTAAGAGGACCCAAGCTCAAAGGGATGACCCCCTTTTGTAAGTTTGTTTATCAAaggtttctgttttgttttcctaaattggtactgccaattaacccaacTGTTCATAGCTCCCTctggcactagcaatgctcttgGCACTAGGatggtaaggacttaacacttCTCTGTCTCCTCGGATACATGTAAAGCCACCAAACTACATCTATTGTGGCATCACCGGTCAGCCTACATGCTAGCCATCTACCCAGGCAGAGCAAGCATTGTCAACTGTGCTTGCTCAGACCCCTGTCCCTGATAGCAAAGCGACATTGGCAACAGTCAACAGAGGATAGACTTAGAGATCATGTTGGGTTGGTTCTATTTTTAGCAAATGATGTTTTGGAGGCATGAGGGGGACAGACACAATATAAGGCATTAGGATACATGTATGTCTCAGTAAGCGAATTATGGATGCTGCTGAAATGGTTCTGAGTCATGTGTGAGCCTGCATTTATATGGACTTGATGGTTTTATGTGTGCCAACTGAATCTGTTGGGCAGATCTGTGACTGCTTCATTTTGACTCCATGAGATATTCAAcagcctctgtctctctctctctgcttgcaGAAGTGGAACTGTCAGACGATGTCCACCTTCTACCAGATCCAAAACAGCATCCACTCAGCCTTTAAAACCCCCGAGACCTTACTATCAGTGGCGCTCAACCACACGTATTGCGCCCGCCTGGGCCAGGAGCCCACACCCCAGGAGGCCAGAGAAGAGATGTATCTCCTCAATTCTATTTCATGGCCTGGCCCCCAGGTGCCAGGGCTGCCCCTGCGGCTCAGCAGCGACCCTGCCCAAAGCTACTTTGTGATCCGGGACTCAGCGGAGCAGCGGGTAGGTGGTCACCTGGTGGTAGACGTCCACATGCTGAACTTCATGGGGCAGCCCAAGAAGCATGGGGGTGACTTCCTTGTGGCTCGTCTGCATTCTCCAGAGCTGGGGGCAGGTGTTGTGGGCCAAGTCCATGACCATCGGGACGGCAACTACACGGTGCTCTTCCCACTGCTGTGGGCCGGAGTGGTGCAGGTGGAGCTTACTATGGTACACCCCAGCGAGGCGGTGGTGGTGCTGAAGCGGCTGAGGGAGGAGCACCCGGATCGGGTCTATTTTAAGAGCCTCTTCCGCTCTGGTTTCCTCTCCGAGACCACTGTGTGCAACCTGTGCCTGCCCCAGAAAGAGCAACCCCTCTGCAACTACACTGACCCGCAAACGGGAGAGCCCTGGTACTGCTACAAGCCCAAAATGCTAGGTTGCGACACCCGAATCAATCACTCGAAAGGTGGCTATAAGAAAAACCTCCTTACGAAATACGAAACCCAGTTCTTCCAGAGGTGAGCTACTATGTAACTATGTTTAATCAATCAATATCATCTTTTTATCAATCAATTTTGTGTGTTGATAAGATGTCATCTC
The genomic region above belongs to Salminus brasiliensis chromosome 8, fSalBra1.hap2, whole genome shotgun sequence and contains:
- the nxpe3 gene encoding NXPE family member 3 produces the protein MVFPNGLALRAVMQCCCAGGWHRDPAMEGHMPRFAPIFILLALSGFVLLICNITSLEKWNCQTMSTFYQIQNSIHSAFKTPETLLSVALNHTYCARLGQEPTPQEAREEMYLLNSISWPGPQVPGLPLRLSSDPAQSYFVIRDSAEQRVGGHLVVDVHMLNFMGQPKKHGGDFLVARLHSPELGAGVVGQVHDHRDGNYTVLFPLLWAGVVQVELTMVHPSEAVVVLKRLREEHPDRVYFKSLFRSGFLSETTVCNLCLPQKEQPLCNYTDPQTGEPWYCYKPKMLGCDTRINHSKGGYKKNLLTKYETQFFQSGVNIKVPIHSSGMDNVTVLPARKGQPKMKSNKFTPAGYYYQDSWRPLGGIVMRQFNDSSAITQCLKGKIIYMFGDSTVRQWFEYLNAFVPELKEFNLHSPKNVGPYMAVDTGHSILLSYRCHGPPIRFTSVSSSEMHYVANELDRIRGGSDTVVLVGVWSHFSTFPVEVYIRRLRHIRRAVVRLLNREPATLVVIRTANLQKLDPESSLFNSDWFSQQQDAVLRAMFRGINVRMLDAWEMTLAHHHPHLLHPPPTIIKNMVDLILSHICPVRKKKKRS